A stretch of Lactiplantibacillus brownii DNA encodes these proteins:
- a CDS encoding Cof-type HAD-IIB family hydrolase, protein MTVKLIATDMDGTFLNNHGDYNRSWFAKIYAELQRRGIQFVIASGHQAVELVDFFKDYPSMWMIGGNGAELMNAKVGLSAETFSAAATQQILATLAAYPEIQIALCGTKMVHVLKQADPGFIAAMGNYYYQLETVTDLTQVTDPVVKFDIICAPAMTDQLVYELTPKLAGIAVPASGGQGSMDLIQPGMHKGRALKLLGSRLGIRSTEMVAFGDGTNDLEMLRYVKTGVVMGNAPAMMQTKGDTVTESNEQDGVLAYIENEILRK, encoded by the coding sequence ATGACAGTAAAATTAATTGCGACGGATATGGATGGGACTTTTCTCAATAATCACGGGGATTACAATCGTTCGTGGTTCGCTAAAATTTATGCGGAATTACAACGGCGTGGCATTCAGTTTGTCATTGCTAGCGGTCACCAAGCAGTCGAACTGGTTGATTTTTTTAAAGACTATCCTAGTATGTGGATGATCGGCGGCAATGGGGCCGAATTAATGAATGCGAAAGTTGGCTTATCGGCTGAAACTTTTTCAGCTGCGGCGACACAACAGATTTTGGCCACTTTGGCCGCCTATCCTGAAATTCAGATCGCACTGTGTGGCACAAAAATGGTGCATGTGCTTAAACAGGCTGATCCCGGATTTATTGCTGCTATGGGTAATTACTACTATCAATTAGAAACGGTGACCGATTTAACACAAGTCACTGATCCAGTAGTGAAGTTCGATATTATTTGTGCGCCCGCCATGACGGATCAACTTGTTTATGAATTAACGCCTAAATTGGCAGGCATTGCGGTGCCGGCTTCGGGTGGTCAAGGGAGCATGGATCTCATTCAACCGGGAATGCATAAAGGTCGGGCGCTTAAATTACTGGGCAGTCGATTAGGCATTCGGTCAACAGAAATGGTGGCTTTTGGCGATGGGACCAATGATTTAGAAATGTTGCGTTACGTGAAAACGGGTGTGGTAATGGGCAATGCCCCAGCAATGATGCAGACAAAAGGGGATACTGTCACGGAATCGAATGAACAAGATGGCGTCTTAGCTTACATTGAAAATGAAATTTTACGAAAATAA
- a CDS encoding ABC-F family ATP-binding cassette domain-containing protein produces the protein MLTVSNVSMQFSTRKLYDDVNLKFTPGNCYGVIGANGAGKSTFLKILEGKLQPTTGNVSMGPNERMSSLNQNHFAFENEEVLSTVIRGHEKLYDIMVEKDALYAKPDFSDADGIRAAELEGEFAEMDGWNAESEADQLLQNLGIDESMQHQKMSELTEPQKVKVLLGQALFGSPDVLLLDEPTNGLDVQSISWLENFLADYNKTVIVVSHDRHFLNQVCTHMCDVDFGKITLFVGNYDFWMESSQLAAKLKTDANAKKADQIKELQEFVARFSANASKSKQATSRKKQLEKITLDDIKPSSRKYPFIKFTPDREIGNDLVRVENVSKTIDGVKILDHISFTLRPNEKTALISRSDLATTTLMQIIAGAIEPDSGTVTWGQTTSRTYLPRDINDQFTDENLTIIDWLRQYAPKEESDNTFLRGFLGKMLFSGEDVKRKVNVLSGGEKVRGMLSKMMLSRANVLLLDDPTNHLDLESITALNDSLIDFTGAIIFTSHDHEFIQTIADHIVEVSDKGVVDRGDTTYDDYLNHEATQGRVKDLY, from the coding sequence ATGTTAACCGTAAGTAATGTCAGTATGCAGTTCTCGACTCGCAAACTTTATGATGATGTTAACTTGAAATTTACGCCGGGCAACTGTTATGGCGTTATTGGTGCGAATGGGGCTGGTAAGTCGACCTTCTTGAAGATCTTGGAAGGTAAATTACAACCAACGACTGGGAATGTGTCGATGGGACCAAACGAACGAATGTCCAGTTTGAACCAAAACCATTTCGCCTTTGAAAATGAAGAAGTCTTGTCCACCGTTATTCGTGGTCACGAAAAGTTATACGATATCATGGTCGAAAAAGATGCTTTGTATGCCAAGCCTGATTTCAGTGACGCTGACGGGATTCGGGCAGCTGAACTTGAAGGCGAATTTGCTGAAATGGACGGCTGGAACGCGGAATCTGAAGCGGATCAATTGTTACAAAACTTAGGTATCGACGAATCAATGCAACATCAAAAGATGAGTGAATTGACGGAACCACAAAAGGTTAAAGTCTTGCTTGGACAAGCCTTATTTGGCAGTCCCGATGTGTTACTTTTGGATGAACCGACCAACGGGTTAGATGTGCAATCGATCAGTTGGCTTGAAAACTTCTTGGCTGATTATAATAAGACCGTTATTGTGGTTTCCCATGACCGTCATTTCTTGAACCAAGTTTGTACGCATATGTGTGACGTTGATTTCGGAAAGATTACGTTATTTGTCGGAAATTATGATTTCTGGATGGAATCTAGCCAATTAGCCGCTAAGCTCAAGACCGATGCTAATGCGAAAAAGGCTGACCAAATCAAAGAATTACAAGAATTCGTGGCCCGGTTTAGTGCCAATGCCTCGAAGTCGAAACAAGCCACTTCACGTAAGAAACAATTGGAAAAGATTACGCTGGATGATATTAAACCATCCTCACGTAAATATCCATTTATTAAATTTACGCCCGATCGCGAAATTGGGAATGATTTAGTTCGGGTTGAAAATGTGTCGAAGACGATCGATGGTGTGAAGATTTTAGATCATATCAGCTTCACGTTACGTCCTAATGAAAAAACGGCCCTGATTAGCCGTAGTGATTTAGCTACGACGACTCTGATGCAGATTATTGCGGGGGCTATTGAGCCTGATTCGGGGACCGTCACTTGGGGACAAACGACGTCACGGACGTATTTACCACGTGATATCAATGATCAATTCACCGATGAAAACTTAACGATTATTGATTGGTTACGTCAATACGCACCTAAAGAAGAAAGTGATAACACCTTCTTGCGTGGTTTCTTAGGGAAGATGTTGTTCTCTGGCGAAGATGTGAAACGCAAGGTTAACGTGCTTTCCGGGGGCGAAAAAGTCCGCGGCATGTTATCCAAGATGATGTTAAGTCGGGCCAACGTCTTACTATTGGACGATCCGACGAACCATTTAGATTTGGAATCCATTACCGCGTTAAACGATAGTTTGATTGATTTCACTGGCGCCATTATCTTTACGTCACATGACCACGAATTTATTCAAACGATTGCGGATCATATTGTTGAAGTTAGTGATAAAGGGGTCGTTGACCGTGGCGATACGACTTACGACGATTATTTGAATCATGAAGCTACCCAAGGTCGGGTCAAAGATTTATATTAG
- a CDS encoding SEC10/PgrA surface exclusion domain-containing protein yields MNQSKSVTTAVLVSIAAVGAGVAPSLNANAATTGDNSHIARSVTTDFSDINQAQVNVTQAQAAKDQAQVNVDSKTQAAKDTQNKSDATNQSVQDNKNTVTSAQNKVNSAQAIKDEATPDNISKAKDKVTTADTSVGAAKDTQTSNQGVVNQATDAVNTQQGQTDQAQKNVNAAQSAANTSQQNVDDKTNTYNQLTPDNLKAKQDQANKTINTTEAAQSAADTNLTTANANVQSTQQASDKAKQDANAAASTTADAQHKQTDAQTASDKANADKNAVQGSHDGAINQANEEQKKLDALDTGKLTQKVTDTQNSINQDNSDIANTQQQQQQTAADKANTDKDVQNKTNNLNNANTNLSNAQNKANSANANQVNAQNDLNQKNQTINDIQSQIDAVPVLNIDKAAWEKAVNGLVPADQIANMTDAEYAVYEQKWNAYCQEFFNKTYEANKFKYTTNDQNTKITSISQLTIAQYQDLVNYALILLNQGRNIWRGDNIEMKSQVVDLNAAKDVAQAYNDAGLNVFDEKTHLSDAVDKVAAKYHVGIGNYVGLGEDWGQTFIDNMIKKNGSISIAQIKGQLVTVIELMLFGDGGNNSWGHFHSMMGGSETSENYNNQYYFGLAFDQYGHVHFTTRSDANINGTTPDTTPIITTPSLNELNTYLGTATNTRNSAQSALDAAKHANVTATQKLQDAKTTLTNAQYDLATAQNTQSSLANKIQALSVQLQQQSDKLNTDQATLTQAKSDLSNLQATRDAQIKVVAAAQAKVQSTGDALAQATANADNKAKLLTAANQTLDAAKQVQSIADGNAQSAATAAQDAVTKAKNATDALAATKQHVADAKAELASITAELADFANVKAHALSELNSAKALLANAQAQLDSAKSTLNGQQKALDTANQALANAKTSLETATQAVKDRQSEYETAKAKLSQLENADATLAAAKSALNDATITLKQAEQNDMSAKQKAEAAKQSLIEAKLALINANSAYDRAKTVLDSLQVKHDLEVKLAEERAKQAADNAAAQTKIEELVNQYNAAKEELARLKRLAEDTATPTNQNYQAALLKVQSLAKAIDAAKAAANLTTLAMTQQSENAQANSVLSIGNHTGVVLPTSTNNHRAQPLSMLSKNSALPQTSESSHKATSTFGTALLGLLLGILTLGTFKFRKPHRN; encoded by the coding sequence TTGAATCAATCCAAGTCCGTCACCACCGCTGTCTTAGTTAGTATTGCTGCTGTAGGTGCGGGGGTTGCACCTAGCCTCAATGCTAACGCCGCTACCACCGGAGATAACAGCCACATTGCCCGTTCAGTCACTACCGATTTCTCAGATATTAACCAAGCTCAAGTCAACGTTACCCAAGCCCAAGCCGCTAAGGACCAAGCTCAAGTTAACGTGGATTCTAAGACTCAGGCTGCCAAGGATACTCAAAACAAGTCTGATGCGACCAACCAATCGGTCCAAGACAACAAGAATACCGTCACCTCAGCTCAAAACAAGGTTAATTCAGCCCAAGCCATCAAAGATGAAGCTACGCCTGACAACATTTCAAAGGCTAAGGACAAGGTTACTACTGCTGACACCAGTGTCGGTGCTGCTAAGGACACACAAACTTCAAATCAAGGCGTGGTCAACCAAGCAACTGATGCTGTCAATACCCAACAAGGTCAGACTGATCAGGCCCAAAAGAATGTAAATGCGGCTCAATCTGCCGCTAACACTTCTCAACAAAATGTTGATGACAAGACAAACACTTACAATCAGTTGACCCCTGACAACTTAAAAGCTAAGCAAGATCAAGCCAACAAAACAATTAATACAACTGAGGCTGCTCAATCTGCTGCTGACACGAATTTAACCACGGCCAACGCAAATGTCCAGTCCACTCAACAAGCATCCGACAAGGCCAAACAAGACGCCAATGCTGCTGCCTCAACCACTGCGGATGCTCAACACAAGCAGACGGATGCACAAACAGCTTCTGACAAAGCCAATGCTGACAAGAACGCTGTCCAAGGTTCACATGATGGCGCAATTAATCAAGCCAACGAAGAACAAAAGAAGCTGGATGCACTAGACACGGGTAAATTAACTCAAAAGGTTACTGACACTCAAAACAGTATTAACCAAGACAACTCAGATATTGCTAATACGCAACAACAACAGCAACAAACTGCGGCTGACAAGGCAAATACTGATAAAGATGTTCAAAACAAAACCAACAATTTAAACAACGCTAACACTAACCTTTCAAATGCTCAAAACAAGGCTAACAGTGCGAATGCTAATCAGGTCAATGCCCAAAACGATTTGAATCAGAAGAACCAAACCATTAACGACATTCAAAGCCAAATTGATGCTGTACCTGTTTTGAACATTGATAAAGCAGCGTGGGAGAAAGCAGTTAATGGGCTGGTGCCTGCCGATCAAATTGCCAATATGACAGATGCCGAATACGCAGTTTATGAACAAAAATGGAATGCATATTGTCAAGAGTTCTTCAACAAAACCTATGAGGCTAACAAATTCAAATACACTACAAACGATCAGAACACTAAGATTACTAGCATTTCTCAACTAACAATCGCTCAATATCAAGACCTAGTGAACTATGCCTTAATTCTTTTAAATCAAGGTCGCAATATTTGGCGCGGCGATAATATCGAAATGAAATCACAAGTTGTTGATTTAAATGCCGCCAAAGATGTAGCACAAGCCTACAACGACGCCGGATTAAATGTATTTGACGAGAAAACCCATTTAAGTGATGCCGTAGATAAGGTTGCAGCGAAATACCATGTGGGTATCGGTAACTATGTAGGTCTTGGAGAAGACTGGGGCCAGACATTTATTGATAACATGATCAAAAAGAATGGTTCAATTTCAATTGCCCAAATAAAAGGGCAATTAGTAACCGTAATCGAGTTAATGTTATTTGGTGATGGTGGCAACAACAGCTGGGGCCATTTTCATTCAATGATGGGTGGTTCAGAAACTAGTGAAAATTACAACAACCAATATTACTTTGGATTGGCATTTGATCAATATGGCCATGTACATTTCACGACTCGCTCTGATGCAAATATCAACGGGACCACTCCAGATACAACGCCAATTATCACTACCCCGTCTTTGAACGAACTAAACACGTACTTGGGTACAGCAACTAACACTCGTAATTCCGCTCAATCAGCTTTGGACGCCGCTAAGCACGCTAATGTAACTGCAACTCAAAAACTTCAAGATGCGAAAACCACACTTACTAATGCGCAATATGACTTAGCTACAGCCCAAAACACTCAATCTAGTCTTGCCAACAAAATTCAAGCATTATCAGTGCAACTACAACAACAATCAGACAAGTTAAACACTGATCAGGCCACTTTAACACAAGCTAAGTCTGACTTAAGTAACTTGCAAGCCACACGAGATGCCCAAATTAAGGTTGTAGCTGCCGCGCAAGCCAAGGTACAATCAACCGGTGATGCTTTAGCTCAGGCAACTGCTAACGCTGACAATAAGGCTAAGTTACTAACTGCTGCTAACCAAACTTTGGATGCCGCTAAACAAGTTCAATCGATTGCGGATGGTAATGCCCAATCCGCTGCAACTGCCGCACAGGATGCCGTTACTAAGGCTAAAAACGCCACTGATGCTTTAGCAGCCACTAAACAACACGTTGCTGATGCCAAAGCTGAATTAGCATCCATCACGGCTGAACTGGCTGATTTTGCGAACGTGAAAGCCCACGCTTTATCTGAATTAAACAGCGCTAAGGCACTTTTAGCCAATGCACAAGCTCAATTGGATAGTGCTAAATCTACCCTTAACGGTCAGCAAAAAGCATTAGATACCGCTAACCAGGCACTCGCAAACGCCAAGACTAGTTTGGAAACTGCCACTCAAGCTGTTAAGGACCGCCAAAGCGAATACGAAACTGCTAAGGCAAAGTTATCACAACTGGAAAATGCGGACGCTACTTTAGCTGCTGCTAAAAGTGCATTAAACGATGCAACAATTACGCTAAAGCAAGCAGAACAAAATGACATGTCGGCCAAACAAAAAGCTGAAGCTGCCAAGCAATCACTTATAGAAGCAAAATTAGCCTTGATCAATGCCAATTCTGCTTATGATCGCGCTAAAACAGTCTTGGATAGTCTCCAAGTTAAGCATGACTTAGAAGTGAAATTGGCTGAAGAACGTGCCAAGCAAGCGGCTGACAACGCGGCAGCTCAGACCAAAATCGAGGAACTTGTCAATCAGTACAATGCTGCCAAAGAAGAGCTAGCCAGACTCAAACGGTTAGCTGAAGACACTGCAACGCCGACCAACCAAAATTATCAAGCTGCCCTCCTCAAAGTTCAATCACTGGCTAAAGCCATCGATGCTGCCAAAGCTGCTGCTAACTTAACGACACTAGCTATGACACAACAGTCGGAAAACGCTCAAGCAAATTCAGTTCTTTCAATTGGCAACCATACCGGTGTCGTTCTACCAACGAGTACTAATAATCATCGTGCCCAGCCACTATCCATGCTTAGCAAGAATAGTGCACTGCCACAAACTAGCGAATCTAGCCACAAAGCTACTTCAACTTTTGGCACTGCTCTTCTAGGCTTGTTATTGGGAATCCTAACTTTGGGAACCTTTAAGTTTCGCAAGCCTCACCGGAACTAA
- a CDS encoding excinuclease ABC subunit UvrA, giving the protein MPNSTIPTHIKVRGAHVNNLKNMSVDIPLNSFVAITGRSGSGKSSLAMGVLYAEGARRYLNALSTFTRRRINQVGKANVDSVEYLPSALALRQRPQVPGVRSTVGTMSESLNILRLVFSRLGSPVCPNGHRLKPTLAIAENMGHLTCPVCGVHFTAFGAESFAFNSTGACPTCGGLGEVRQINADLLIADEDQTIREGAVAAWHLPGRNFMPIVANGIGIPIDVPYKDLSAADKQRVLHGDKQTVEISIPSAKGKIFHMNNAVYENAFAAVEDSMATTKNERTIKRLNRFYTFDTCPDCHGSRFNPKLLQQLLVGKNIAEVSDLTVADLHQFAKKIVAWLPDSMQTLGQSLVSELLLSLQPMEDLGLDYLTLSRPGATLSTGELQRIQLGRTLRSATTGVLYVLDEPSVGLHPANVAGLIKTFRGLVAQGNSVVVVDHDTSIISAADYVLEIGPGAGKNGGTIVDQGTVATIKQQSTSLIAPFLNGTATLRERPVLADRDLWTKGSLDIEVAHRFNIQDITAHIPKNRLTTITGMSGAGKTTLILDSLIPALEATAKHLPLPKHVTHFNNNHVRHVIKVDSVPVGKNVRSTVATYTNILDNLRRLFAATPAAKQKGWTASQFSYNVAAGACPTCGGTGEISLDVQYLPDINEVCPQCHGARYNKETLTIDWQGKNIAEILALSVDEALDFFKAETSIENTLQILHDMGLGYLLLGESTPALSGGEAQRLKLTSRIGKRQNGTLFVFDEPSVGLHPLDIQQLVKVFNQLIQQGATVIAIEHDLDVIANADYIIDMGPAGGINGGHIVATGTPTEVSHNSASVTGKYLKQHLALFGQA; this is encoded by the coding sequence ATGCCTAATTCCACCATCCCGACCCATATCAAGGTCCGCGGTGCCCATGTCAACAACTTAAAAAATATGTCTGTTGATATCCCTTTAAATTCATTTGTGGCCATCACCGGTCGTAGTGGCTCCGGTAAATCTTCACTCGCCATGGGCGTGCTTTACGCTGAAGGGGCACGGCGCTACTTAAATGCGCTCTCCACTTTCACTCGGCGCCGGATTAACCAAGTCGGCAAAGCCAATGTTGATTCGGTTGAATATTTGCCATCCGCATTGGCCTTGCGCCAACGCCCACAAGTCCCAGGAGTCCGTTCGACCGTTGGGACCATGTCTGAAAGTTTAAATATTCTGCGACTAGTCTTTTCGCGACTCGGTTCACCCGTCTGTCCTAATGGGCATCGCCTGAAACCAACCTTAGCGATTGCTGAAAATATGGGCCATTTAACTTGTCCAGTTTGTGGCGTACATTTTACCGCCTTTGGTGCAGAAAGCTTTGCCTTCAATTCCACCGGTGCTTGTCCCACCTGTGGCGGACTCGGTGAAGTCCGCCAGATCAACGCCGATTTGCTCATTGCGGATGAAGATCAAACCATTCGTGAAGGCGCGGTGGCTGCTTGGCACTTACCAGGCCGAAATTTCATGCCCATCGTCGCCAATGGTATCGGCATTCCTATCGACGTGCCCTACAAAGATCTCAGTGCCGCCGACAAGCAGCGAGTGCTACACGGCGACAAACAAACCGTTGAAATCAGCATTCCCAGTGCTAAAGGAAAAATTTTCCACATGAACAACGCAGTCTATGAGAATGCCTTTGCCGCAGTGGAAGACAGCATGGCAACGACTAAAAACGAACGGACCATCAAACGTTTGAATCGCTTCTATACTTTTGACACCTGTCCCGATTGCCACGGCTCTCGCTTCAATCCAAAATTGTTACAACAATTATTGGTTGGCAAAAACATCGCCGAAGTCAGTGATCTGACGGTCGCTGATCTACATCAATTTGCTAAAAAAATCGTGGCTTGGCTCCCAGACAGTATGCAGACTTTGGGTCAATCTCTAGTTTCTGAATTATTATTAAGCCTACAACCAATGGAAGACCTCGGCTTAGATTACCTCACTTTAAGTCGCCCAGGTGCGACCTTATCCACTGGTGAATTACAACGAATCCAATTAGGACGTACATTGCGGAGTGCCACTACCGGGGTTCTCTATGTTTTAGATGAACCCTCCGTTGGCTTACATCCGGCCAATGTCGCCGGGTTAATCAAGACCTTTCGTGGCCTAGTTGCCCAAGGAAACTCTGTGGTCGTCGTCGACCATGATACGAGTATCATCTCCGCCGCAGATTACGTGCTTGAAATTGGCCCAGGCGCGGGTAAAAACGGCGGCACGATTGTCGACCAAGGGACCGTTGCAACGATCAAGCAGCAATCGACCTCCTTGATTGCCCCATTTTTAAACGGCACAGCCACCTTGCGCGAGCGTCCCGTCTTAGCAGATCGTGACCTCTGGACTAAGGGCAGTCTTGATATTGAAGTAGCGCATCGTTTCAACATCCAAGATATTACCGCTCATATTCCCAAGAATCGGCTCACAACAATTACTGGGATGAGCGGTGCGGGTAAAACGACGCTGATCTTGGATAGCTTGATTCCAGCTTTAGAAGCGACGGCCAAACATCTACCACTACCAAAACACGTGACACATTTTAACAATAATCATGTCCGTCACGTCATTAAGGTAGATTCCGTTCCAGTTGGTAAGAATGTTCGGTCAACCGTGGCCACCTACACCAACATTTTGGATAATTTACGGCGCCTATTTGCAGCGACCCCTGCCGCTAAGCAAAAAGGTTGGACCGCCAGTCAATTTTCTTACAATGTCGCGGCGGGCGCTTGTCCAACTTGTGGCGGGACTGGCGAAATTTCGCTAGACGTGCAGTATCTGCCCGATATCAACGAAGTCTGCCCACAATGCCATGGCGCTCGTTACAATAAAGAAACTTTAACCATCGATTGGCAAGGCAAAAACATCGCCGAGATTCTCGCCCTATCCGTGGATGAAGCGTTGGACTTTTTCAAAGCCGAAACGAGCATTGAAAATACGTTACAGATTCTTCACGACATGGGACTAGGCTACTTGTTACTTGGTGAAAGTACCCCCGCACTATCCGGTGGTGAAGCGCAACGCCTAAAGTTAACTTCACGAATCGGGAAACGCCAAAATGGGACTTTATTTGTCTTCGATGAACCTTCCGTTGGCTTACATCCGCTAGACATTCAGCAACTGGTCAAAGTTTTCAATCAGCTGATCCAACAAGGTGCCACGGTCATCGCCATCGAGCATGATTTAGATGTCATCGCTAACGCCGACTATATTATTGATATGGGTCCGGCTGGTGGTATCAACGGTGGTCACATTGTGGCAACCGGGACACCTACCGAGGTTAGTCATAATTCGGCTAGTGTTACGGGTAAATATTTGAAACAACATTTAGCCTTATTTGGGCAAGCCTGA
- a CDS encoding DUF2207 domain-containing protein has product MKRRLWWFIIASMFVTIITLSWRPLAVQADYTIKNYDVHVDVAKDGSAEVSQEINYLFGDDYHGVYNVQDLHGIQGAQFEGVATRLNGGMTETARSTQNEANNTYQLTQTKKQFRVKLYRAVSAGDELRVAYRYRLLGVITNYQDTAELNWKIIGTGWDEPLKKVRLTIQLPAKNIKQLQAWTHGPLTGHTQVDKRNGRVTMTLPSNPENSFVESHLLFPTSVTATNQRTSSKKRLVAAQKQEAALAKAANAKRRRQSLIGKVLYGLAIVALVVTVLGYWWWLRRHPANSHQRPIPINHSFDVPTVQPAVAQSLWRTASPDTRALSAEILQAAADKELTLEPILGKRKPTVKLTKLAPITNSFLAHCFDKVAVRDELRLDQLKKFGEKDTKGRLNKWFTQWQHTIDEAVAAYQDQTNYRLRHIWLGFGVATTIISLLATLVGLLISPLLALITGIVVAILTGLIWLLAIVNYRKITINTDEGLALVNQITGFRQMLKDIGHFNTAEIGDLVLWEQILPYAAAFGLAEPVANKLAIDFGTATLAAGIGIYYPIFFANDGFDFDLSGTLSDSFSGALDASSGASSPAGGSGGFSGGSSGGFGGGSGGGAF; this is encoded by the coding sequence ATGAAACGACGACTTTGGTGGTTCATCATTGCGAGCATGTTTGTAACCATCATCACACTCAGTTGGCGACCGTTGGCTGTGCAAGCAGATTATACGATCAAAAATTATGATGTGCATGTAGATGTGGCTAAAGATGGGAGTGCAGAAGTCAGCCAGGAGATAAACTATCTCTTTGGCGACGATTACCATGGGGTCTATAACGTGCAAGATCTGCATGGTATCCAAGGTGCACAATTTGAAGGGGTCGCCACGCGGTTAAATGGTGGGATGACAGAAACTGCGCGGTCGACGCAAAACGAGGCTAATAACACCTATCAACTGACTCAAACGAAAAAACAATTTCGAGTGAAACTTTATCGCGCGGTCAGCGCTGGTGATGAACTTCGGGTCGCCTATCGTTATCGCCTACTCGGAGTTATTACGAATTATCAAGATACGGCTGAACTAAACTGGAAAATTATTGGAACGGGTTGGGATGAACCGCTGAAGAAGGTCCGGTTAACCATCCAGTTACCCGCTAAAAATATTAAACAGTTGCAAGCTTGGACGCATGGACCGCTGACTGGTCACACGCAGGTCGATAAAAGGAACGGTCGCGTGACGATGACTTTGCCCAGCAATCCAGAGAATTCCTTTGTTGAAAGTCACTTGCTATTTCCAACTAGCGTGACAGCAACTAATCAGCGAACTAGTTCCAAAAAACGTCTTGTTGCAGCGCAAAAGCAAGAGGCTGCGTTGGCGAAAGCGGCTAATGCTAAGCGGCGGCGACAATCGTTGATCGGCAAGGTGTTGTATGGATTAGCGATAGTCGCATTAGTCGTGACTGTGCTGGGTTATTGGTGGTGGCTGCGACGCCATCCTGCTAATTCGCATCAGCGGCCAATTCCAATCAATCACTCATTTGATGTGCCAACAGTGCAACCAGCCGTGGCGCAATCCTTGTGGCGAACCGCGTCACCGGATACGCGGGCACTATCGGCAGAAATTTTGCAAGCGGCCGCTGACAAAGAGTTGACGCTTGAACCAATCTTAGGAAAACGAAAACCGACTGTAAAACTAACTAAATTAGCGCCCATCACGAATTCATTTTTAGCGCACTGCTTTGATAAGGTAGCGGTTCGTGATGAATTACGGTTAGATCAACTAAAGAAGTTTGGAGAAAAGGATACCAAGGGACGGCTAAATAAATGGTTTACACAGTGGCAACACACGATTGACGAGGCAGTTGCCGCCTATCAAGATCAAACTAACTATCGGTTACGCCATATTTGGTTAGGCTTTGGTGTGGCAACGACAATTATCAGTCTCTTGGCGACGTTGGTTGGATTACTAATCAGTCCTTTGTTGGCGCTGATCACTGGGATAGTCGTGGCAATTTTAACTGGGCTGATCTGGCTGCTGGCAATCGTTAATTATCGTAAAATTACGATCAATACGGATGAGGGCCTTGCGCTGGTGAATCAAATTACTGGTTTTCGGCAGATGCTAAAAGATATTGGCCATTTTAATACAGCTGAGATCGGTGACTTGGTTTTATGGGAACAAATCTTACCATATGCGGCTGCATTTGGCTTAGCAGAACCGGTTGCGAATAAGTTGGCGATTGATTTCGGTACGGCCACGCTCGCAGCGGGCATTGGCATTTACTATCCAATCTTCTTTGCCAATGATGGCTTTGATTTTGATTTATCAGGGACGCTAAGTGACAGCTTTTCAGGGGCACTCGATGCCTCAAGTGGGGCTAGCTCACCAGCTGGTGGTTCCGGTGGCTTTTCGGGCGGGAGTTCGGGTGGCTTTGGCGGTGGCTCCGGTGGGGGCGCATTTTAA